One segment of Carya illinoinensis cultivar Pawnee chromosome 1, C.illinoinensisPawnee_v1, whole genome shotgun sequence DNA contains the following:
- the LOC122311291 gene encoding wax ester synthase/diacylglycerol acyltransferase 11-like, translated as MESGEGLRSRTQALKSIRTKTADKGRLADAKDNSELIEEEPLSPSARLFHEPNFNVYIIAIMGCKTKIHEDVVRANLLHTLLKHPRFSSLQVGDDKGDMKWVRTKVDLDKHLRVPDLNPDMESGDQFVEDYVYNLSKTTIDRSQQPLWDLHLLNVKTSDAEAVGIFRIHHSLGDGTSLISLLLACTRKTSDPSALPTVPVKKKKEKSSSNPLWLSRCFIGLWWICRLFWHTVVDVFMFIATAMFLKDTETPLKGPPGVEFTPRRIVHRTVSLDDIKLVKNAMHMTVNDVALGITQAGLSRYLNRKYGNNLPKSIRLRSTLLINIRTSAGIQAFADMMENDTKAKWGNWIGYVLLPFSIALRDDPLDYIRRAKATIDRKKHSLEALYTFSISEFILKTLGIKRASALSHRIITHTTMCFSNLVGPLEEIGYYGHPMAYLAPSCYGQPHALMINFQSYINKMTIVLSVDEGTIPHPRELCDDIVHSLELIKNAVIAKGLVKECHNTNGTCSENSNSIIT; from the exons ATGGAGTCTGGAGAGGGTCTTAGATCGAGAACTCAAGCTCTAAAATCTATCAGAACAAAGACAGCAGACAAAGGAAGATTAGCAGATGCAAAAGACAACAGTGAGTTGATCGAAGAAGAGCCATTGAGCCCATCCGCTAGGTTGTTCCATGAACCAAACTTCAATGTCTACATCATAGCCATCATGGGTTGCAAAACCAAAATTCACGAGGATGTCGTTAGAGCCAACTTGCTCCACACTTTGCTTAAACACCCTCGCTTCTCTAGTTTGCAG GTTGGGGATGATAAAGGAGATATGAAATGGGTTCGAACAAAAGTGGATTTAGACAAGCACTTAAGAGTCCCAGACCTAAATCCCGACATGGAATCAGGTGACCAGTTTGTGGAAGACTATGTCTATAACCTCAGCAAAACAACCATAGACAGGTCCCAGCAGCCTCTCTGGGACCTCCATCTTCTCAACGTTAAAACCTCTGATGCAGAGGCTGTTGGCATATTCAGGATCCACCACTCTCTTGGCGATGGTACTTCCTTGATATCTCTTTTACTGGCATGCACACGCAAAACTTCCGATCCTTCAGCTTTGCCGACGGTTccagtgaagaagaagaaggaaaaaagcaGCAGTAACCCTTTGTGGCTTTCTCGGTGCTTCATTGGGCTGTGGTGGATTTGCCGCCTCTTTTGGCACACTGTCGTCGACGTGTTCATGTTCATAGCAACAGCTATGTTCCTGAAGGATACAGAGACGCCTCTCAAGGGCCCGCCTGGCGTCGAGTTCACCCCTCGGAGAATCGTTCACCGGACGGTCAGTTTGGATGATATCAAGTTAGTGAAGAACGCCATGCACATG ACAGTCAATGATGTAGCTCTGGGAATCACTCAGGCTGGTCTATCCCGCTATCTCAACAGGAAATATG GTAATAATCTTCCCAAAAGCATTCGCCTTAGATCAACCCTGCTCATAAACATAAGAACATCTGCGGGGATTCAg GCATTTGCTGATATGATGGAGAATGACACAAAGGCAAAGTGGGGAAACTGGATTGGTTATGTCCTCCTTCCCTTCTCCATTGCATTACGGGACGACCCCTTAGACTATATTCGTCGAGCAAAGGCCACCATTGATCGGAAGAAGCACTCCCTTGAAGCTTTAtacactttttccatttccgaGTTCATTCTCAAAACTCTTGGCATTAAG CGGGCAAGTGCTCTATCTCACAGAATCATCACTCACACAACAATGTGCTTCTCCAATCTAGTTGGACCCCTGGAGGAAATTGGCTATTATGGTCATCCCATGGCTTATCTAGCTCCAAGTTGTTATGGTCAACCGCAT GCATTAATGATTAACTTCCAAAGTTATATAAACAAGATGACCATTGTTCTGTCAGTTGATGAAGGCACAATTCCTCATCCCCGTGAGCTATGTGACGATATTGTCCATTCTCTTGAGCTCATCAAGAATGCCGTCATAGCAAAAGGGCTCGTCAAGGAATGTCACAACACAAATGGGACCTGTTCTGAAAATTCCAACTCCATAATTACTTGA